A section of the Bombus huntii isolate Logan2020A unplaced genomic scaffold, iyBomHunt1.1 ctg00000077.1, whole genome shotgun sequence genome encodes:
- the LOC126876494 gene encoding omega-amidase NIT2-A-like, translating to MPEIGGDKLYNTCTIWGPDGTLIAKHRKVHLFDIDIPNKITFRESDSLSPGNSLTTFDVKGCKIGIGICYDIRFEEMARIYRNKGCQMLIYPAAFNMTTGPLHWSLLQRFRANDNQLYVACISPARVP from the exons atgcctgaaatagggggcgataaattgtacaatacctgtactatttggggtcccgatggaactttgatagcaaaacaccgaaag gtacatctattcgacatcgacattcctaataagattacttttcgagagagtgattcactcagtcctggtaactccctaacgacgttcgatgtgaagggctgcaaaataggtattggcatttgctatgatattagattcgaggaaatggcacgcatttatcggaacaaag gttgccaaatgctgatatatccagcggcattcaatatgaccactggaccactgcactggtcattacttcagcgtttcagagcgaatgataatcaattatacgttgcctgcatatcaccggctcgtgttccttaa